CGGGGTGTCTTAAAAAGGCAGCATAGAGGCTAAGGGCATAGGTTCTGGAAACAGATTGgctcagttcaaatcccagctgtcaCTTCCTAGCTATTTAACCTTGGCAAGTTACTTTATTTCtgcatgcctcagtttcttcatctgtaaaatggagctagtAACAGTGAGTTGATGCAAATAAAGCATCTACGAACAGCAAGGGGTTCTTGTTAttgaggggctgggggaaggagaagATTTACGGAGTAGCCTTCTCCTCACCCCTAACCGTGTCCGTCTCCCAGGCCCAACTGCTGTCTCGAGATAATCGATCACATTGTGGGAAACCAGCCTGATCAGGAGATGCTCTCTGCCTCAGAATGGTGAGTCCCTGGCCCAGGCCCTTCTCACACGGGGGACAGGCCTGCTCCCAATCTTGTGGGGAAATATAGCCCAAGGTCGGGGGAGGTTAGTCTGAGGTCACCGATTCATCTGTTCCCTGTAAAACCGTCACCATGGAGACCAGAGGATTTAAGGCCCAAAGTGACCCACAGGTCCTCCCCCTGAGGAACCTTGGGGAATCTGCACAGGGGTGTCACAgtccagggaggctgggaggaaggcCGTCACCACCCAAAGAGCACCCCTATGCAAACTAGGAGCAAGTGCCCCTTCTCAAAGTACCTCCATCTGCTGGAGTGTTTCCATATATACAGATCTTGTTACCAGATGCTTTACTACGACTTGAAGGAAAATTGTCATAATAAAGGTATAAATCTATGATGTGTGTGATATGAAAGGTGGTTCCCTCCTGGAGCCTGTTCCGGGAACAAATTCTGGAAGGTGGAGTAGGGTTGGAGGCCCAGTCGCAGGCCAGCACTCAGAGTTAGCGTGCCCCTCCGGCCACCCCACAGGTACCTGAAGAACCTGCAGTTTCATCGTTTCTGGTCCGTGGATGACACACAGGTACACACGGAGTACAGCTCTCTGCGGTCCATCGTGGTGGCCAATTACGAGGAATCCATCAAGATGCCCATTAACGAGCCAGCACCGGGCAGGAAGAAGTCCCAGATCCAGGTGGGGCCTTCCCTGCGCTCCGGGGACCTTGGctggggaagaaggaagcagggaagaggTTGGAAGGCTCTCACaggggcaggggtgtgggtgATGGTGGCCACTGATGGTGGATTCTTTGCTTCCCTCCCGCAGGAATATGTGGACTATAACGGGGGTGCTGGGGTCCAGCACATTGCACTCAACACCCAAGACATCATCACAGCGGTTAGAAGCCCATTCCTGGTCCTAATTCATCTCCCATTCAGCTCCAGAGCCAAACTCTGCAAAACAGAGTcaggggcttgggggtgggggtggcaagtGGCAGTCCTGGGACCCCTTCACCAGCCCAGATGGCCCACAGGGCTCCCTGACACTGGCTCCTGCCACTCTGGTGCAGgggccttcccaccccagaaAGTTCAGTCTCTCTGCTCCGGAAGTAGCAGGCGCCAGAGTACCAGGAAGCCTCAATTCTAGACCCAGGTCTTCCAGGGACTTCCTGTGTGTCTCTGGGAGATTCAAccctctctctgggcttcagttgcCTCACCttaaaaatgaggatattaaGCTAAAGATCCATTAGGTCTTTTCAGCCAAATTAAATGTCCTGAGTCTACTTCCAGGTGTCTCAAAAGATTACTGCATGGACACAATGAGGCAGTACATAAAAGTGCTTGAAGCAGGCATATAGTGAGGCTCCATAAATGTTAGTGATCGCTGTTCTCCTAATGGGACCCACAAGGCCCAGCAGAGGAAGGGGATGAAGTCACACCACATCCTGGCAGTTGGGGGCAGCAGGGACAgggcccctgcctcctcctggcccaACACTTCCACCTGGCTGGAGTTGCTGagtgtggagagaggaggaggctgaCTTTGACCCTGCTCTGAGACAGATTCGCCACTTGAGAGAGAGAGGCATGGAATTCTTGGCTGTTCCGTCCACATACTACAAACAACTGCGGGAGAAGCTCAAGTCGGCCAAGATCCGGGTGAAGGAGAATATTGATGTCCTGGAGGTGAGGCCGAGAGCAGGATCCTTGCTCAACTGAGGAGGACGAACCCTGAGTTCCACCTTACCTCACAAATGTTGTCTAAACCTCTATCAAGACCAAGGCATCATCAGCCACTGGGACACAGAGGGGCAGGATTCAGGCCAGGTCCCTGCCATCACGGGACTTGCATTCTAGTGAGGAGACAGATGATACAAATACCATCAGAGAGAGTGCACACTGGTGCGGTGCAGAAACTTAAAACAGGCTATGACAGAGAGTGACCGAGGGCTACTACTCAGGAGGTAGTcagagaaggcctctctgaggtgACCTTCCAGTGAAATCTAGATGATGAGAGACTGGCTGTGTGAAGGGCTGGGGAAAGAGCagtcctggcagagggaacagcaggtgcaagggtcctgaggcaggagcaagCTCTGAGTatctgagaaacagaaagaaggtcAGAGTggataaaaggaaatatttgaggAGTGGCCCAGCTCCTCTGGTAGGCTATTTAGGAGTTTGGATTTTGTTCTTCTGTGGCCAGAAACCACTGGAGGTTTCTTTGGCTTTGCTTTTAACTGCTTTATTGATATATAAGTTATATAAcacatgtcattttttaaaaacacacaattcagtgggttttggcTATTCATTCACTATATTATGCAACCATGAccaaaatcaattttagaacattttcatcattctaaAAAGAAACCTCACACCTCTTAGCCAACATCTCTCAACCCCTCCATTCTATTGCCTTACCCTCAACCCTAGGCAACTTCTGATCTGCCCCTACAGAGTTGATTTTCTGAacatgtcatataaatggaatcatacaatatgtaatcttttgtgactggcttctttcacttagcttcatgttttcaaggttaaatgcatcagtacttcattcttttttacagctgaataatattccactggataaatagaccacattttgcttatccattaatcagttgatggatatttgggttgtttccactttgttgactattgtgaataatgctgctgtgatcaTTTGGGTacacatttttgtgtggacatatgttttaattctcttgggtagatacctaggagtgaaatttctgggtcatatggtaattccaaCCTTTTGAGGGATCACCagtctgttttccacagcggctgcaccattttacattcccaccagccatgtatgagggttccagtttccaCTGGAGGGTTTTAAACTGGGGAGTGAGATGATCTGATTTTTGAAAGATCCTTGTCTGGGGGGAAGATGGATTGTAAGGAGGCAAGAAGCTACTGGGATGGCCCAGGTCAGCCTTGATGGTAGTTTACAAAGGGGCTGTGGCAGAGGGTGGTAATAGGACAACTTGGGGATCTATTTGGAGCTGTCTGGAACTGCCAGAGAAAGGGATCTTGGCTTTGGGGGTGCAGGAGCCCCCACGGCCTTTCTAAGGATGCCATCATTTTAGGCTAGAGTGGCAGGCCAGCCCCACCCCCTTACCTTAGTCTTCTGTCTCCCACCTAGGAGCTGAAAATTCTAGTGGACTACGACGAGAAAGGCTACCTCCTGCAGATCTTCACGAAGCCCATGCAGGACCGACCCACGCTCTTCCTGGAAGTCATTCAACGCCACAACCACCAGGTACCACGAAGTACAGACTGTCCCCAATGTCTGGCTTTCTGGGCCGGTAGTTCACCTCCTTTCTCCCGCTCCAGGGTTTTGGAGCCGGCAACTTCAACTCACTGTTCAAGGCTTTCGAGGAGGAGCAGGACCTGCGGGGCAACCTCACCGACATGGAGACCAGCTGAGTCGTGCAGGCTCCATCGGCCCGCCTGACCCACCAAGGCCCCTCCCACCTGCAGACGCAAGGTGGGCCACGCCCCCGGCCGGGAACACGCCCACTCCACAGGCCCCGAATGGCGAGCCCCCATTGGCCATTTGCCTTAGACTCCGCCCACGAGGCATCGCCCGGTCCTAAAACTCCGCCCACCTCCTGACCACGCCCCCTCGGCTGGGGCACTCCCTCTCCTGCGCTTCGGAATAAAGGGGACCCCAGGTCCAAGGCCGTCGGTGTCCAAGTGTTTGTGCTGGACTGGAGCAGTGACGCCTTTTGGCCGCGAGGGGGAGCTCAGAGCAACAGCGCTACAGGGGGCGTCCCTGCTAGGGGTTCGGAGGCTGCGGGATCGGAGAAGGCTCGCTGcgcaagcactgtgctaagtaggACGGCGCGGGTCCAGGGTATTTCTGGAATCAAGGAGTGCAGAGGGCTTACACCCTGGAGGGAAATACAGACAATGTTGTTTCGCAGAGTGGTAAagctattaagaaaataaagcaggtgaTGAGATGGTGTGGAGGTGAAGATGGGCGGGGGCTGGAAGGAAGGCCCCTCTGGGAGGTGACATTTGGGAGCCAGCCAAGGTGAAACCTGGGGAAAGAGCATCAGAGGAGGAGGGTACGGCAAGGATAAAGGCCCTAAGGTGGGACAAAGCTTGGCAACATCCTGTCTGATGGTGCTATGTTCTCTACTTTGCTGCCCTGAGCTCAAACTTCTGGACATAGGAGAGGGGAGGGTGTTGGCCAAGGGACTTTGGGGCATCATCCTTGCTCAGCAATCACGGACATGGTTTCTGGTCTGAGAGCAGGTAGAAGGGATCTGAGCCCCTCAGCTTCTTCCTTCTACCTTCAGCATGGCAGGCACTAGTGCCCCTCCACAACCTCAGGCAGCCCCGCTCCCCCCAGCCTTTTTCCATTTGGAAAGAGGTTAGTTCATACTCAAGTGTGAGTGGCCCTTGCAAAAGAATGACACAGTTGGGAAAGGAGCTACTGGTCCTAAAACATAcggaagaaattttttaaagagaagaaaagaaaaaaagaaacaaaaacacttggaagaaaaaatttctttgaaaCCAGAGAAGAGGAGGTGGGAGCAAACTGGACCACTTTCCTTCTGCTTCTGATGCTTGACAGCCCTCCCTGAGGAGGAGTCAACTCAGAACTAGCAGCAGGTGGAGctcagtggaagaaaaaaaagatctgaaCTGGTATAGTGCAAGAATtgggagaatttttcttttttcaggttaTAGAAGTCAGGGCTTCTGGGATCatgaaattcagaaatgaaaagaaaagcagttCTTTCCACTCAGAACCAGAGGAACAATGGCAGGTCCTAGGCTTGTGCTGCTGGTTAAAgataccctcccctctcttttccCAAGGTTATGCAAAGAAGGGAAATTCTGTAACACCGGAGGTTGCAGACTGGTGGCTCATGGGTCAACTTTGGCTCAcagatgtattttattttgtctgcCTGGTTTTAGACAAATTTGAGGCAACATTTTGGAAAGATGAAATATTTCACATACAAATTCTAGGATTCTGGTTTTGGGAATAACCAGGCAGTTCTAGGCTTGCCTTCTTATGCAGTGACAATCTGCTGGTACAAAGTAGTAGGTGCCTCTTTAGATGGGACGGGGCAGAGCAGACCCACATTAGCTGAGCATAGACTAGGGAGCCAGACTACCTGAGTTCACACCCTAGATCAGCagcttgctagctgtgtgaccttgggcaaactacttgacctctctgtgcctcagttttcctcatctgttaaatgggattGATAATAATACCCACCTCCTAACGCTACTGTGATTTAATGTCGAAGATGTTCAAAACTGTGGCTGACAGAATGTTAGTGCTATGTGTTTTCTCTTGTTATTTATGGAGAGGGCCCTGAGCGAGGGGCTCTTGCCCAAGTCTACCTGACACTGCCCCTCTCTTCAGCACACTCCCATCTGCTCCATGCATGCAGATGTCCTGAATTGAGGCTCCCTTTTTGGCCCCCACAGTAGAACCAGTGAAGAAAGGACTCATCGTGTGGGactgaggggcagagggagaggtggATGGATTTGAAGAGTGAGGTGGAAGGAGACCCGTCAGACTTTATAgctgagggaagggggaagtccagGGTGCAGGGACCCAGCGGCGGCAGTGGTGGTGGAGGCATGGAATAGGGTGCCATTGATAGACGGGGCAATATGGCAGCAGGTTGGAGAGGGAACATGAAGGAAACTCAGGTCTGGATGTGGATTTCTTTTGTGAGCCTGAGCTGGACACCGCAGGTTGCCCCTCTGCTGCCCTGCAAGGCCCTACAGCGTCTGCCTCCCCCAGTCCCCGACCCGGCACCTCTCAGACCTCATTTCCTTTACTCACCCCTCCCTCATTCAGCTGCAGCCACACAGCTCCTTGCTGGTCCTCAAATACACCAGGCaggctcctgcctcaggacctttgcactcgttgttccttctgcctggaacacctcCCTCTCAGGTCTTCACAGGGCGGGACTCCTTTATCTCCTTTGAGTTTTGTTCACGTGTCGGTTAAGTTGGCTTCCCTGACCCCCTGTTTAAACTTTCACCTCCCTCCCACTGATACTCCCTTCTTGAAGCTATTTTTCTCCTATCATAGCATTTATTCTTTCTGGTTGCCCAGCTCATCCACAAGAACACAATCACCATTAGACAAGGAGTGTATTTTCTTCACTCCTGTAgccccagtgcctagaagagtaccgggcacatagtaggtgctcaagaaatattggctgaatgaatgagtgaatggccAGCAGCTGCCCCTACAACCTTCTCTCTCCTGACTAGCTTCATTGTCAACTCTTTTTCTGTTCCCTCGAATCCAAGTCCAGTGGTGTTCACATGTCTGGTTGGACACTTCCAGAAAACAGCCCATCACTAATCACACCTCCTTTGCCTTCATTTCTTTGCTCACAAGTAAGGCTGCAAAGCACATCCTTGTATGTATCATTGTCTGCTTGTGGCTCTCAGGCTAAGTTCCTGACAGTGGAACATTTGAGCCAAGAGTTTATGTGCACTTTAAATATTGATCATTATCTAATTTTTCCTCCTAATGCTTCCACTAATGGTGCGTGAGCGCCCACACCCCACTCTCATCACTGGTACCTGCCAGCTGACAGCTGCCGTGGTATCAGGGTACCACCATTTGTGTTCCTACAGGAAGAAGTGAGATACACCATCTTTCCAGTCATGCTGCTTTTTGCTGAGGTTTTGAGTCTGTCCTCAGGGATAAGTGGATCTCATCTAACAAACTCTCTGTGGACCCCTCAGCGACCCCGCCACTGGTCAGGCAGAGTTGAGCCCTACTTGGCACAGAACCTCTGAAAATCATGACACTGCGTGCATTTAATTCTTCTCAACCTGTGATTGTTTTATCAGTTCCCCTTGTCCCTCAAACACAGACCAGAGTGCAGTTTCCTTAGCGTTAATCATTTCCGAGGTACATGTTCCAAGATCTTCTGGTAACAGCAATAGGATATTtgatcttcctttctttcattgaaGACCGTTAGCAGTGTTAGGTACCTAATGTTTTAAGAAAAGTTCTAGAAGGAAAACTTAAAAGCTGTGGAAGGTCTAATGACTACAACTTGTCCCAGCTCATAGAATTCACTTACAGGCTCAGAGTTTAAAAACAGCGGGTCTTACAGTGCTGCAGTTCGATTACGTCTCAGTAAAACTGGATGAAAAAacatatgtatgttttaaaaagaacagatGCTCTGAGTGGACCACACCCCACCTAGTTCCTTCTGCCCTCACCCCACACCGCTGGAGCCCAGCCAGCACCCCCTCCATGTGAACCCcaacaggaagaaaggagaagagggggagagagcaaGAGACGGCGTGTCTGTAAGAAAAGTCAGTATATTTATGGTTTGCTTTATAAAAGTTACTATAATACAATGGTACATAGTATTGAATTCacaaaaatatgaacaaatatttacagcAAGACACACCCACAACAGAAACACTTCTCTTCAAAACAAGTTACATATGATGAATCTCTATGCACAAACATCCCTAAAACTCATGGGTTCTCTTCTTtgcgggaggagggaggcagggagggagggagggagggagggggaaaaaaaaaagcagaaacccCCAACTCTGCAAAAGTAAAGATTTGTTCCATGAAAATGAAGGCATCGAAAGAAAAACGAATTGACACACTTCTGGCTATTTCAAGCCATGTCAGGGGTGAGGCGGGGGttcctggggatggggagggcccAGGCCCTCGCTCGCCCTTAGTGAAGGCTGGTGGGGCAAGGTGAGGCCAGGGTGAGGTGAGGCTGGACCCCGGACTCTGGTTTCTTCACCTCCCCCCTCCACTTCTTTTATGGGAGGAGGGGGTAGAATGAAGACAGCCCCTTGGGGGCTGCTGAAGTAAATTAAATCAGCCGTCTCTACGCACTACACATTTCctcatgtgaaaaataaatatttccttggTTGCACAATGAGGCAGAAAACCGCAAAAGGAAGAGAAGGTTGCCGCTGTGCCCAGGTCCCCCTCCGTGTCTTAATGCCACCGATTTCATCGACCTTGAAACTGGCGGGCACAGTCTCAAACAGAGAGGGCGTGGGgtgaagaaattagaaaaaaagaaaaagaaaaacacaacaaaacccaCTAacgacaaagaaaagaaaaaaataacaattctttGTACAGAATTTACATGATAACAAGCTTGACACAAGCTGAGATACCAGAGGCTCGGGCCTGCGTCCGCAGGGGGGGGTGGCCCCGCCAGGAGCTCCCGTCTCGGTGAGGACGAGTCCTGGTCACAACAGTCACTTCCCGTAAGTTATTTACACGCCTGCTTTGCTTTCTGGGGTGTGGGGGACttgcttggtgtgtgtgtgtgtgtgtatgtgtgtgtgtgtgtatatgtgtgtgtgtatgtgtgtttggaagtacaaagaaataagcaaaaaagTCGTCCCACATGTTTCTACAAGAAACAATGTTCCCGAGAAAAAGTCCTTTATGGCAGCCTATGTACAGAAGTTGGTTCTGAACTTCAAAAACCTATTATTTTTCCCCTTCGGTTTGATTTTATACacgcacaagaaaaaaaaaatccatggaaaTAAACCCTGAAGAGGATGATGCgaagggttaaaaaaaacaaacaaaaaaactgtcaGACCTAGATCtgagtttttaaatcttttccaagattttcctttctctgggagaaataattttctcactctgaaaataaatatgcTCTTGACTTCTTGGGGGAGGGGGTTGCTGGCAGGGTGAGGCGGGGTACGGGCTGGGGGCGAGCGGGTGCAGCTtgtaagcaaacaaataaaaatgccatACACGTAGGTCAGACACCCGTAGTGGCGGGACTGGGGGACCCGCCTGCCCTGGGGGGTGCTTCTCCCCCCGGGGTGAAGGTGAGGGCAGGAGAGTAAAGAACCCTTCCAGCGCCCCCTGCCCACACTGGGGCCTCCAGGAGGCACCCTCGTTGCTGGCATTCGAATGAGAAAGTAAACATTGAACCCAAGATTTTCGGGGGTGGCAGGGTGTGGGGTGACAGGGAGAGCCCCACGGGGAAGTTCCTGCCTGGGCCAGCTTGCCCCCACCAGGGGCCACTGGGGGGACGGCGCCCCCAGGCTGCCGGTGGGGGAACAGGCTTGAGGGGGGGGTTGGAAAGAGGGGTCCTCTCACTGAGTCCACCCGCAGAGAGGGGGGCCTTCCGTAGTGTTCTGAGGTCAAAGCCGCCCGGCCCGACTTCCCCCttctctgcagcacctggccCGGCTCCCGGGCCCGGAGGGTTCCAGAACGCGGGCCGACACACCATCAAACtgaggcctctgcagcccctgccGGGGGTCCCCGCTCTCTGATTCTGCCTTCACATTTCAACGGTTAAAACATCTTTTCTTAtgacaaggaagaaaagaaagagaggacgAAACAACGTAGCAGCATTCATGGGAAGAGGCTGATggtaagacagaaacagaaaacagagagagagatggagagaggagaggcgGAGAAAGGGGGGATGGCCTGGGGAGGCCGTCGGAGACAGAGACGTCTATGCCGGAGTTAAATCAAAGTCTCGaaagaagcatttttaaaaaagaagagagacgTGGGCTGAGAGACAGGGAAGCCCTTTCCCACTGAGGGGCCGCAGCTGCGGTGGGTCCTGGGGGGTAGTGTTGGGGGCGCCAGGCCCTGGCATGGCCGCTGGGTAGAGGGACAGCACCTGaaatgggggtgggaggtggggccaggCCCCGGGGCCGTGAGGTCCGCTAGGGAGCCCGGGGCAGCTGACATCCCGCCGGGCACTGGGCCTAGTTGAGGGTCCCCCGGCAGTTCTCGGAGCCGCAGAGGCAGGGGATCTTGACGTCCTCGATGGGGAACTTGTAGTCGTAGGTGATCTCCTCGTTGACGTTGATGTGCTGCTTTGAGTAGATGACGATCTTCTTCTGCGACTCCACTGTGATAACCTTGGCGTAGCAGTTGGGCTGTGGGCAGAGGACAGCGTGAGTCCACCCGCCTGGGAACTCAACCAAGCCCACCCCTGCCGAGCACCCCAGACCCAACCTAGTCCTGTGCCCAAGGCCTGATACGCTGGCCCCACGACCCCAGTGCCCACTGGCCACCTGCTCCAGGCCTCGGCTCCCTCATCTGGCCGACAAGGATCCCTCACCTCTGACATTAGATAAGGATGACGGTAATAGTAAGTTATTTCCCAAGGGAAAATTCAACTTTCTTTTATACCACAGGTGATTCTCAAATTTGTATTTCTAGCCCAGGCCCTATCCTGAGCTCTAGAGAAGGGGTAAGTGAGCTCTAGCCCGCACGTGCCTGCtcttacaaataaagttttattgacacATAGCCACATTCATTCATTACATATCATCTGTAGCTGCCTTCCTTACAATGACAGTTAAGCAGTTGCTAAGAGATGGACTGGgccacaaagccaaaaatatttactatctggccacTTACAGAAAACGCTTGCCTGCCCATGCTCCAGGCCCTCAGATCCAACTACAGGCTCAAGACCTGCCTTTGGCAGCTCAGGGAGACGTCTTGGACTCAGTAAGCGCAAGCCATGGGAGTGGCCACACCATGCGCCCACACCCCCAAGCATCCGCCTCCCGCCCGCCTTCCACCAGCGCTGGATCTGGCCCACCATGCCCAGTGGGTTCTGTCTCCAAAGGGCCTCTCGCTTCTGTCTCCACCTCCCCCATGGCCAGGCCCCCATCACCACTCGCCTCAACAGCAGTGGCTCCTGCTGCCTCTGTCCTCTGAAAAACTCTACTCCTGACCCAGCAGCCAGGGATATCTTTCCAAAGGGACAGCAAATCCTTTTACCCTAGGGCTCAAAACCTTCCAGTGGCCTGCCTCAGCTTTTAGAGAAACTTCTCAGCTCTGCCTACCAGGCTGAGTGACCCAGCCACCATGAACCCTTCCAACCTCATCGTCTCACCTTGCCCCCTGGGTCCTCTactccctcctgctgctccttaacatgtgttctctttctctgccccGGGACCTTTGAATGAACTCTCACTCCACTCACTACTTCACCCAAGAAATTCCCTGTCATCCCGCAGGTCTCCCAGGAGACTCCCAGCAAAGTCCCTCCTGGCCCCGGGGAATGACCAAGTCACAGTCACGCGAGCTGCACATACTGAGAGACAGCTGTGTGTGAACACTCAAAGGGGCTGCACTCAGGAGCCCACTCGGTCCTCCCAACCACCTACAAGGAGGGATTGCTATCATGCCTgctttgcagattgggaagctgAGGCGCCAGGACATTAAGTAACGTGCCTGTGATCGCTCACCAAGTAGCAATGCCAGAACTTGAACCCCCAGTCAGGGGTATTCACCCTGGAAGCGGCCTGCCTCCCATTTGAAGCCCCCTGTGCTTGTCTTCAGCAAGAGGACCATGCTTGTTATCAACACCCACCACCCCGTCCCAGACCTGTGCCATGTGGCTATCATTAGCCACGTGTGACTCTTTATAAAACTCATTTCCTCAGTCACACCgtccacatttcaagtgctgagTGCCATGTGTGGCTGGCACTACATCAGGGAGAGCACAGAGGCAGAGCACTTCCTCACTgtagaaagttctgttggatagCACTGCCCCAGCACAGAGAAGGAACTCCATAATTAACTGTAGGGACCACGTCTTGGGCATCTTTAGTCTCATTatgcctattttacagatgagaaaactgaagctcagagaagagcTCCTTGGACAAGGCCTCACACCCCCAACCCTCCATGACCCCAAGCCTGGGAAGGAGGCCACGCTGTTTCCTGTGCCAGGGACTCCTGGGTCCTCCAGGCCCAGCGGCAGGGGCGGTGGCCCCGAGCCCGGTACTCACGTTGCAGCTGTGGTTGATGAAACGCGCGAAGTTGCCGCACTTGGTGGCGTCGATGATGGTGTCGTGGTCCACCCGGAACATGTAGCTGCTACCGATGCCCTCGTCCTCATAGCGTTTCTCCCGCATGTCCGCGATCACCTGGCCAGGAGGAGGCCTCAGTCTGGGCGGCGATGGCCCCATCCCCATCCTCGCCCCAACACCTGCCCTCTGGGTGGGGCTTACCTGGCGGATGTTTTGACCCACGTACTCAATGACCATCTCGTCAGCCGCGATGGGCTCCATGGCAAACAAGCCCCAGTCGTGAATGTGACTCTTGCAGAATTTGAGCTTTTTCTTCCggaactgggggaggggaagggacggGGGTGGTGAGAGCCCTGGTCTTGGGTCCTGCTGCCCGCCCCCGCCACCCTGGGTGGGGCCCAGCCTCACCTTGAGCTGGTTGAACTTGAGCAGGTCGCTGTCACAGCTGCCGGTGAAGGAGGACAACAGGCGGCGCTGCTCGGAGCGCCGCTCGGAGCCAGCCCGCGTGGAGGCGTGAGGCTGCGCCGGGATACTCATGCCCTGCGAGGACGGGGACGGCAGGGGACAGCTCGGGGGGGGTGCTCGGCCACCTGTGGGAGCTGGTCCCATTGACCCCAGGACCTGTGTTTGTCCCCATCCCATCCTTGGTGACCCCACCCTAAGCTCTGTGACCCCAAATCCCCAGCTTCTGTGCTGTGGGTGCAG
The genomic region above belongs to Camelus bactrianus isolate YW-2024 breed Bactrian camel chromosome 32, ASM4877302v1, whole genome shotgun sequence and contains:
- the HPD gene encoding 4-hydroxyphenylpyruvate dioxygenase, translating into MTTYSDKGEKPERGRFLHFHSVTFWVGNAKQAASYYCSKMGFEPLAYKGLETRSRDVVSHVIKQGKIVFVFSSALNPWNKEMGDHLVKHGDGVKDIAFEVEDCDYIVQKARERGAKIVREPWVEQDKFGKVKFAVLHTYGDTTHTLVEKMNYTGRFLPGFEAPASTDPLLSKLPNCCLEIIDHIVGNQPDQEMLSASEWYLKNLQFHRFWSVDDTQVHTEYSSLRSIVVANYEESIKMPINEPAPGRKKSQIQEYVDYNGGAGVQHIALNTQDIITAIRHLRERGMEFLAVPSTYYKQLREKLKSAKIRVKENIDVLEELKILVDYDEKGYLLQIFTKPMQDRPTLFLEVIQRHNHQGFGAGNFNSLFKAFEEEQDLRGNLTDMETS